One part of the Tunicatimonas pelagia genome encodes these proteins:
- a CDS encoding 3-hydroxyacyl-CoA dehydrogenase/enoyl-CoA hydratase family protein: MKKHNITKVAVLGSGVMGSRIACHFANIGVEALLLDIVPRELTEKEEKKGLTLESPQVRNRIVTESFQKAVKSKPAPLYHKSFADRVTLGNFDDDLSKIADYDWVIEVVVERLDIKQQLFDKVEQHRKPGTLITSNTSGIPINMMLEGRSEDFQKHFCGTHFFNPPRYLRLLEIIPSQKTDPEIVDFLMHYGDLYLGKETVLCKDTPAFIANRIGVYSILSTMHTIEKVGLTVGEVDSLTGPLIGRPKSATFRTMDVVGLDTTVNVANNLFGVLKQDEARDMFQLPGIMKELYDRKWLGDKTGQGYYKKIKDEKGKSVIQELNLETYEYGDRTKARFPSLEMAKPKDDLKERLKILVTAQDKSGEFYRAHFYDTFKYCSNRIPEIADELYRIDQAVCAGFGWEYGPFETWDMLGVKKTLEKMEEAGYKPNQWVYDMLESGAESFYKAENGKRLYYDIDSKSYQVIPGTDEFVLLDTLRENKVLWSSDGATILDLGDGILNVEFHTKMNTLGNDPVEAINRAIDMAEKDYVGVVIGNEGQNFSAGANLAMLFMYAIEQEFDEVDMMIRQFQRTIMRARYSSIPVVVAPHGMALGGGCELTLHADHVQAAAETYTGLVEVGVGLIPAGGGTKEMTLRVSDSIEAGDVELNALQNAFMNIATAKVSTSAHEAVDLNYIRKRDRITLNKTRLLADAKEAALSLAEQGYTQPTQRKDIKVQGKGGMALFLAGIYGMRQGRYISDHDQKIAEKIAYVMCGGELSYPQMVSEQYLLDLEREAFLSLSGEKKTLERIQSLLQGGKPLRN, translated from the coding sequence ATGAAGAAACACAACATTACCAAGGTAGCCGTACTCGGTTCGGGAGTGATGGGCTCCCGCATTGCTTGTCATTTTGCCAATATTGGCGTAGAAGCACTACTGTTAGATATTGTTCCGCGTGAACTGACTGAGAAGGAAGAAAAGAAAGGACTGACGCTGGAAAGTCCGCAGGTACGCAATCGTATCGTAACCGAATCTTTCCAAAAAGCAGTAAAATCTAAACCTGCTCCGCTCTACCACAAGTCATTTGCCGACCGGGTGACGTTGGGCAATTTTGACGATGACCTAAGCAAAATTGCTGACTACGATTGGGTGATTGAGGTAGTTGTGGAGCGGTTGGATATTAAACAGCAACTGTTTGATAAAGTAGAGCAACATCGCAAACCGGGAACGCTAATTACTTCCAATACTTCGGGTATTCCGATTAATATGATGCTGGAAGGCCGTAGTGAAGATTTTCAGAAGCACTTCTGCGGAACCCACTTCTTCAACCCGCCCCGTTACCTGCGCCTATTGGAAATTATCCCGTCGCAAAAAACCGATCCGGAAATTGTAGATTTTCTGATGCACTACGGTGACCTGTACCTAGGTAAAGAAACAGTGCTTTGTAAGGACACTCCGGCTTTCATCGCCAACCGCATCGGGGTCTACAGCATTCTGTCTACCATGCACACCATCGAGAAGGTAGGACTAACCGTAGGCGAAGTAGATAGTTTGACCGGGCCACTTATTGGGCGACCCAAATCAGCCACCTTCCGTACGATGGATGTGGTGGGGCTGGATACGACCGTGAACGTAGCTAATAACTTATTCGGAGTGCTAAAGCAGGACGAAGCCCGCGATATGTTCCAGTTGCCGGGAATCATGAAAGAGCTGTATGACCGCAAATGGCTGGGCGACAAGACCGGGCAGGGCTACTACAAGAAGATTAAAGACGAGAAAGGCAAATCGGTTATTCAGGAATTGAACCTAGAAACCTACGAATACGGTGATCGCACCAAAGCCAGGTTTCCTTCGCTGGAAATGGCGAAGCCCAAAGATGATCTCAAAGAGCGACTGAAAATTTTGGTAACCGCTCAGGATAAATCCGGAGAATTTTACCGTGCTCATTTCTATGATACTTTCAAGTACTGCTCTAATCGTATCCCTGAAATTGCGGATGAACTCTACCGTATCGATCAGGCAGTGTGTGCTGGCTTTGGTTGGGAGTATGGCCCCTTTGAAACCTGGGATATGCTGGGCGTGAAGAAGACCCTGGAGAAGATGGAAGAAGCGGGCTACAAACCCAACCAGTGGGTGTACGACATGCTGGAAAGTGGTGCGGAAAGCTTCTACAAAGCCGAAAACGGCAAACGCCTGTACTACGATATCGATAGCAAATCCTACCAAGTAATTCCGGGTACCGATGAGTTTGTGTTGCTGGATACGCTGCGGGAAAACAAAGTGCTGTGGAGTAGTGATGGAGCTACTATCCTCGATTTGGGCGACGGCATTCTGAACGTGGAGTTCCACACCAAAATGAATACGCTAGGTAATGACCCGGTGGAAGCTATCAATCGTGCTATTGATATGGCTGAAAAAGACTACGTAGGCGTAGTGATCGGTAACGAAGGTCAGAACTTCTCGGCCGGAGCGAACCTGGCGATGCTGTTTATGTACGCCATTGAGCAGGAGTTTGATGAGGTAGATATGATGATCCGTCAGTTCCAACGCACCATAATGCGGGCTCGCTACTCTTCTATTCCGGTGGTAGTGGCTCCCCACGGTATGGCACTGGGGGGAGGCTGTGAGCTTACCCTACACGCTGACCACGTACAAGCTGCTGCCGAGACCTACACGGGTCTGGTTGAAGTAGGGGTGGGACTGATCCCCGCCGGAGGTGGAACCAAAGAAATGACCTTGCGAGTGTCTGACAGTATTGAAGCCGGAGATGTAGAGCTAAACGCGCTGCAAAATGCTTTTATGAACATTGCTACCGCCAAAGTATCTACCTCGGCTCACGAAGCGGTTGATCTCAACTATATACGTAAGCGCGACCGCATTACCTTGAACAAAACCCGTTTGCTAGCCGATGCCAAAGAAGCGGCCTTATCACTAGCTGAACAGGGGTATACTCAACCCACTCAGCGCAAAGACATCAAAGTGCAGGGCAAAGGCGGTATGGCGCTCTTCCTAGCGGGAATCTACGGTATGCGCCAGGGACGTTACATCTCGGATCACGATCAAAAGATTGCCGAAAAAATTGCCTACGTGATGTGCGGTGGCGAGCTATCGTACCCGCAAATGGTATCAGAACAGTACCTATTGGATTTGGAGCGGGAAG
- a CDS encoding MarR family winged helix-turn-helix transcriptional regulator: MKKELTVDYNIKTAWHAIYRMYNQQALKNDFTTSIGYVLLNIDSKEGTPATKIAPLIGLESRSLTRMLKNMEERGLIIKQPDLNDRRSVRIMLTELGREKKEISRKTVLNFNDAVRAIIPEDKINTFFEVIDKINKIVEEEINPPVVTTTP; the protein is encoded by the coding sequence ATGAAGAAAGAACTGACGGTAGATTATAACATCAAAACAGCTTGGCACGCGATTTATCGCATGTACAATCAGCAAGCACTGAAGAACGACTTTACTACATCCATCGGCTACGTATTACTCAATATTGATTCTAAAGAAGGAACGCCCGCTACCAAAATTGCTCCATTAATCGGGTTAGAATCGCGCAGCCTGACCCGGATGCTCAAGAATATGGAAGAGAGAGGGCTGATTATCAAGCAGCCTGATCTGAATGACCGTCGCTCGGTACGGATTATGTTGACGGAACTAGGGCGAGAGAAGAAAGAAATATCGCGCAAAACCGTACTTAACTTCAATGACGCTGTTCGGGCAATTATTCCTGAGGATAAGATCAACACATTTTTTGAGGTCATTGATAAGATCAACAAAATCGTAGAAGAAGAAATAAATCCACCCGTTGTAACCACCACACCATGA
- a CDS encoding O-methyltransferase: MQLLSVAIENYVREHSISETLLLSELRRETYLKVLMPRMLSGPVQGSVLAMLVRMVRPQRILEIGTFTGYSAIWMASAMPSGSKLITLDINEELSEMVQKYIRRAKLQDVIETKIGHALEIIPTLEEPFDLVFIDADKINYLNYYELALEKLSSGGFIIADNVLWHGKVVDSGKKADAKTQVLKDFNAFVQQDSRVENVLLPIRDGLMVAQKK, encoded by the coding sequence ATGCAATTACTATCGGTTGCTATTGAGAACTACGTGCGGGAGCACAGCATTTCAGAAACCCTTTTGCTAAGCGAGCTACGGCGAGAAACTTACTTAAAAGTACTGATGCCCCGAATGCTCTCTGGCCCGGTGCAGGGAAGTGTACTGGCAATGTTGGTACGCATGGTTCGCCCCCAGCGCATTTTAGAGATCGGCACATTCACCGGCTACTCAGCTATCTGGATGGCATCTGCTATGCCTAGCGGTAGTAAACTGATTACCCTGGACATTAATGAGGAATTGAGCGAGATGGTGCAGAAATACATTCGGCGGGCTAAATTGCAAGATGTTATTGAAACCAAAATTGGTCATGCGCTGGAGATCATTCCTACTTTAGAGGAACCCTTTGACCTGGTTTTTATTGATGCTGATAAAATCAATTATCTAAATTACTATGAGTTGGCATTAGAGAAGCTGTCTTCCGGTGGATTTATTATTGCCGATAATGTGTTGTGGCACGGAAAAGTAGTAGATTCTGGCAAAAAGGCTGATGCTAAAACGCAGGTGCTCAAAGATTTCAATGCTTTCGTTCAACAAGATTCTCGCGTAGAAAACGTTCTCCTACCAATACGCGATGGACTGATGGTCGCTCAAAAAAAATAG
- a CDS encoding LysM peptidoglycan-binding domain-containing protein → MKNISMLGCLVLCLVFSAQAESPRAESPKVPEIIHFADMRLELTADARKKVQTDVDALTRYEKYFNAKVDRIDAYFPLIEKILREENVPEDIKYLVVQESALVGDAVSSSNAIGYWQFKVAAAEEVGLTINSAVDERMNIITATRGAARYFKNNNALFDNWLHALMAYYEGPGGALKKADKRFNGRKVMRLDGKAHWYVLKYLSHKIAFESAVGQNPSPPIQLFVYQNGGGKTLREIAQEFRVTEDELQPYNTWLKQRKVPQDKAYPVIVPDFSGRLREPPLADNADNPPSTKPAPEQTATASVLAGEKLNSEAFPMIKTRRLFGKEQLLVNGIPAVIAKEGEDVKRLAQRTGVPPSKIIKFNNLGHPQAAITAGQPYYLRPKRNRAPAHYHVAEEGENWWNVSQRFGIKLNKLLRNNRLRKEEPLQSYQVLWLRYIRPTTIAAEFRRPDGSTSQPLALASAAKTTTKSTVADPRLATTEVADTPISVDSSAQPSDSDIASERAWRNDPAQNNTTKDIQNESENTIASHTVRPKETLYSIAQQYDISVAELADHNQLSIYDSIQEGQKLLLPTSSSEPTAVKEYHEVQTGETMYQIAQQYRISIRELMEWNQKESFNLKAGEQLRVAQP, encoded by the coding sequence ATGAAAAACATAAGTATGCTGGGGTGCTTAGTGCTGTGCTTGGTCTTTTCTGCCCAGGCTGAATCGCCTCGGGCTGAATCGCCAAAGGTACCGGAAATCATTCATTTTGCTGATATGCGGTTGGAACTTACCGCCGATGCCCGTAAGAAAGTGCAGACCGACGTAGATGCCCTCACCCGCTACGAAAAATACTTCAACGCCAAAGTAGATCGTATCGATGCCTATTTTCCATTGATTGAGAAGATTCTGCGTGAAGAAAACGTACCCGAAGACATTAAGTATTTAGTAGTTCAAGAAAGTGCTCTGGTGGGCGATGCAGTTTCTAGTTCTAACGCCATTGGCTACTGGCAGTTTAAAGTTGCAGCAGCGGAGGAAGTGGGCTTGACTATCAACAGTGCCGTGGACGAGCGAATGAATATCATCACAGCTACTCGGGGTGCCGCTCGCTATTTTAAAAACAATAATGCCCTGTTCGACAATTGGCTACACGCCCTCATGGCCTACTACGAAGGCCCCGGCGGAGCCTTGAAAAAAGCGGACAAACGCTTCAATGGAAGAAAAGTGATGCGACTCGATGGAAAAGCTCACTGGTACGTACTGAAATACCTTTCACATAAAATTGCTTTTGAAAGTGCCGTAGGTCAAAATCCTAGCCCTCCAATTCAGCTTTTTGTATATCAAAATGGAGGTGGAAAAACCCTGCGGGAAATTGCCCAAGAATTTCGAGTGACCGAAGATGAGCTTCAACCCTACAACACCTGGCTAAAACAAAGAAAGGTTCCTCAAGATAAAGCTTACCCAGTTATTGTTCCTGATTTTAGCGGGCGTTTGCGAGAACCTCCGCTGGCAGATAACGCGGATAATCCGCCCTCAACAAAACCTGCGCCAGAGCAGACCGCGACCGCCTCGGTACTGGCTGGCGAAAAACTCAACTCCGAAGCTTTTCCCATGATAAAGACCCGTCGACTATTTGGGAAAGAGCAATTATTGGTCAACGGAATTCCGGCGGTCATTGCCAAAGAAGGTGAAGATGTGAAGCGACTCGCACAACGCACCGGAGTACCACCGAGCAAGATTATCAAATTCAATAACTTGGGCCATCCGCAGGCAGCTATTACGGCGGGGCAGCCGTATTATTTACGACCAAAACGTAACCGCGCCCCGGCTCACTACCACGTGGCCGAAGAAGGAGAAAATTGGTGGAATGTTTCCCAGCGATTTGGCATTAAGCTCAACAAGCTACTTAGAAACAACCGCTTGCGAAAAGAAGAACCGCTTCAATCTTACCAAGTGCTTTGGCTACGCTATATTCGTCCTACTACCATTGCAGCTGAGTTTCGCCGTCCGGATGGATCAACCAGTCAACCCCTGGCGTTAGCATCGGCTGCCAAAACAACCACTAAAAGTACCGTGGCCGACCCCAGATTAGCTACCACTGAAGTAGCTGATACACCAATAAGCGTGGATTCGTCTGCACAACCATCAGATTCTGATATTGCATCTGAACGAGCTTGGCGAAACGACCCAGCGCAAAATAATACCACTAAAGATATACAAAACGAGTCAGAAAATACTATTGCGTCCCATACCGTACGTCCTAAGGAAACGTTGTACAGCATTGCCCAACAGTACGATATTTCAGTGGCGGAACTAGCCGATCACAATCAGCTATCAATCTACGACTCTATTCAAGAAGGACAAAAGCTACTTCTTCCGACCTCAAGCAGTGAACCGACCGCAGTTAAAGAGTATCACGAAGTACAGACCGGGGAAACTATGTATCAGATTGCTCAGCAGTACCGTATTTCTATTCGAGAGCTAATGGAATGGAACCAAAAGGAAAGCTTTAATCTTAAAGCAGGTGAGCAATTGCGAGTTGCTCAACCTTAG
- a CDS encoding response regulator, with the protein MINLVLLIDDNDTDNFISRRVIELTAFAERVVVKSSGQQALDYLQENAQSPDEIPDLIFLDINMPIMDGFMFLYEFETLPSEIQQKPKVIILSSSEDRRDVDKIITNQAVIKYITKPLTQSDLEVISNEL; encoded by the coding sequence ATGATTAACTTGGTGTTGCTTATTGATGATAACGATACTGATAATTTTATCAGCCGACGAGTTATCGAACTTACTGCATTCGCTGAGCGCGTTGTAGTGAAAAGCTCGGGACAGCAAGCATTAGACTACCTCCAGGAAAATGCTCAGTCACCTGATGAAATCCCTGATCTGATTTTTTTGGATATTAACATGCCGATTATGGATGGGTTTATGTTTCTTTATGAGTTTGAAACACTACCGTCCGAGATTCAGCAAAAGCCCAAAGTGATTATTTTGTCTAGTTCTGAAGACCGAAGGGATGTAGATAAAATTATTACTAACCAAGCAGTGATAAAATACATCACTAAGCCACTCACCCAAAGTGATTTAGAAGTAATCAGCAATGAATTGTAG
- a CDS encoding DNA polymerase III subunit gamma/tau, protein MEKFVVSARKYRPTGFEQVVGQEHITTTLQNAIDQNHLAQALLFCGPRGVGKTTCARIVARKINGFDEESSTNALNIYELDAASNNSVEDIRNLIDQVRYPPQQGKFKVYIIDEVHMLSNQAFNAFLKTLEEPPPYAIFILATTEKHKVIPTILSRCQIYDFNRIQIDSMMRHLQKIAEREGIEAEEEALNLIAQKADGALRDALSIFDLIVTFSADRRVTYRETIQNLHVLDYDYYFQIVDLLLEQKLPQVLLILDDILRQGFDGHNFIVGLNEHLRNVLVCKDSATLPLLQVSDTVQNRYQQQAEQAPLSFLLTAMNLAGQCDLQYKNSKNQRLHVELSLIKMAYIESAVQLAQQKPAPAGDKKKAATPQSDASEVSTSNDQSSDQPPTSGGRGATPMSLGAAPRLQSTIRIPKLGQAPPQPSSNGNGHATKAAEVAELDNTVDTAVLEEKTDQPVSLTKLEEVWKEFIEERRAEGKEIEYVLLNQPINLEGDGVTIPLTFISPIQEDQFDGVRAELLQRLRRRLGNSQINVKTKVVKEERDRRPYTPSEKLNYLSEKHPLLRELTQRMGLDPDY, encoded by the coding sequence ATGGAAAAATTCGTTGTTTCGGCCCGAAAATATCGCCCGACCGGTTTTGAACAAGTTGTCGGACAGGAGCATATCACTACTACCCTGCAAAATGCGATTGACCAGAATCATCTGGCGCAAGCCCTGCTGTTTTGCGGTCCGCGAGGAGTGGGAAAAACCACTTGTGCTCGTATTGTGGCTCGAAAAATCAACGGCTTCGACGAAGAATCTTCCACCAACGCCCTCAATATTTACGAACTGGATGCAGCTTCTAACAACTCAGTGGAAGACATTCGGAACCTGATTGACCAAGTGCGCTACCCACCTCAGCAAGGAAAATTTAAGGTGTACATTATTGATGAGGTACACATGCTATCGAATCAGGCATTTAATGCTTTTTTGAAAACGCTGGAGGAACCACCGCCTTACGCCATTTTTATTCTAGCAACTACCGAGAAGCACAAGGTTATTCCTACCATTCTGTCGCGCTGCCAGATTTACGATTTTAACCGGATTCAGATAGACAGTATGATGCGGCACTTGCAGAAGATTGCCGAGCGGGAAGGAATAGAGGCCGAAGAAGAAGCTTTAAACCTGATTGCTCAAAAGGCCGATGGTGCCTTGCGCGACGCGCTTTCTATTTTTGATCTGATTGTTACCTTTTCGGCTGATCGCCGGGTAACGTATCGGGAAACTATTCAGAATCTGCATGTGCTGGATTATGATTACTATTTTCAAATAGTAGACTTACTGCTAGAGCAGAAGTTACCTCAGGTGCTGCTAATCCTGGACGATATTCTCCGTCAGGGTTTTGATGGGCATAATTTCATAGTAGGCTTGAATGAGCACCTGCGTAATGTGTTGGTTTGCAAAGACTCAGCCACTTTACCGCTACTACAAGTATCAGACACGGTGCAAAATCGCTACCAGCAGCAGGCAGAGCAAGCTCCGCTCTCATTTTTACTTACGGCTATGAACTTGGCTGGACAGTGCGATTTGCAATATAAGAACAGCAAAAATCAGCGATTACACGTGGAGTTGTCGCTTATTAAAATGGCTTACATTGAGTCAGCAGTCCAGTTAGCCCAACAAAAACCGGCCCCGGCAGGTGATAAAAAAAAAGCAGCCACACCTCAGTCTGATGCCTCAGAAGTAAGCACATCCAATGACCAAAGTTCCGATCAGCCTCCAACATCAGGCGGAAGAGGAGCTACGCCCATGAGTCTCGGAGCAGCGCCTCGCTTACAGAGCACCATTCGAATTCCAAAATTAGGGCAGGCTCCGCCTCAACCATCATCCAACGGAAACGGTCACGCTACCAAAGCCGCTGAGGTAGCTGAATTAGACAATACTGTAGATACAGCAGTGTTAGAAGAAAAAACCGATCAGCCGGTTTCTCTAACTAAGCTAGAAGAAGTGTGGAAGGAGTTTATTGAGGAACGGCGAGCCGAAGGTAAAGAGATTGAATACGTACTACTTAACCAACCTATTAATCTGGAAGGCGATGGGGTGACTATTCCGCTCACATTTATTAGTCCCATTCAAGAAGATCAGTTTGATGGGGTGCGGGCTGAATTATTACAGCGTTTGCGCCGTCGCTTAGGTAATTCTCAGATCAACGTAAAGACCAAGGTGGTAAAAGAAGAGCGGGATCGTCGTCCTTACACTCCTTCGGAAAAACTCAACTATTTAAGTGAGAAACATCCGCTACTGCGAGAGCTTACCCAGCGCATGGGGCTTGACCCCGATTATTGA
- a CDS encoding NAD(P)-dependent oxidoreductase, with protein sequence MAQPTIALIREDKVPVDHRVPLTPDQAVQVQEKFGTEVLCQSSTLRCFPDEEYRQTNIPVVDSVQSADILMGVKEVPIDQLIAGKSYLFFSHTIKKQAYNRDLLRAILEKNIRLIDYERLTNQKNQRVVAFGRFAGIVGAYNGLYTFGKKFGLYDIRRAKDCFDLADLRTEYAKIKLPAIKIAITGTGRVAQGATEVLNEVGIRQVDATGYLKQDYQEPVYTQLEVTQYNRKKDGKPFRKQEFYDYPEQFVPGFLPFAHQTDLLIAGAYWDSNSPVLFYRDEMLKEDFKIKVIADITCDIEGSIPSTKQPSTIDNPIYDYDARNDQVVDPYQPQNTVSVMAVDNLPSELPRDASHAFGEALIAQVLPNLLGSDEGGMIARATITKNGKLTEPYRYLQDFVDGKE encoded by the coding sequence ATGGCTCAACCAACTATTGCATTAATCCGGGAAGATAAGGTTCCGGTAGACCATCGGGTTCCGCTAACGCCCGATCAAGCTGTACAAGTTCAAGAAAAATTTGGTACCGAAGTACTTTGCCAGAGTAGCACATTACGCTGTTTTCCTGATGAAGAATACCGCCAAACAAATATTCCAGTGGTAGACTCCGTACAATCAGCCGATATTCTGATGGGAGTGAAAGAGGTACCCATTGACCAACTGATTGCTGGAAAAAGCTATCTATTCTTCTCTCATACTATTAAAAAACAAGCCTACAATCGGGATTTACTGCGGGCTATTCTGGAGAAAAATATTCGCCTGATCGACTACGAGCGACTCACCAATCAGAAAAACCAGCGGGTAGTGGCTTTCGGCCGATTTGCCGGCATTGTGGGAGCATACAACGGTTTATACACTTTTGGAAAAAAGTTTGGTTTGTACGACATCCGGCGAGCCAAAGATTGCTTTGACCTGGCTGACTTACGGACGGAATACGCAAAGATTAAATTACCCGCTATCAAAATTGCTATTACCGGTACCGGACGAGTTGCTCAGGGAGCTACGGAAGTGCTTAATGAGGTAGGCATTCGTCAGGTAGATGCTACTGGCTATCTGAAGCAGGATTATCAGGAACCAGTATATACCCAGCTAGAAGTAACTCAGTATAATCGTAAAAAAGACGGCAAACCATTTCGTAAGCAGGAGTTCTACGATTATCCTGAGCAGTTTGTGCCCGGATTTTTACCCTTCGCTCACCAAACTGATCTGTTGATTGCCGGAGCCTACTGGGACTCCAACTCACCCGTGCTATTTTATCGGGATGAAATGCTGAAAGAGGACTTTAAGATCAAAGTGATTGCCGACATTACCTGCGATATTGAAGGTTCTATCCCTTCCACCAAACAACCTTCTACCATTGATAATCCAATCTATGATTATGATGCTCGGAACGATCAGGTAGTTGATCCTTATCAGCCTCAGAATACCGTTTCCGTGATGGCGGTTGATAATTTACCCTCGGAATTACCCCGCGATGCCTCTCATGCTTTCGGTGAAGCATTAATAGCGCAGGTCTTACCCAATTTGCTTGGGAGTGACGAAGGTGGAATGATTGCCCGAGCTACCATTACGAAGAATGGTAAGCTAACCGAACCCTATCGCTATCTGCAAGATTTTGTAGATGGGAAGGAGTAA
- the rho gene encoding transcription termination factor Rho → MYNIDELQVRLLSELREIAEQMGLSNYKKLNKKDLIYKILDQQAILPEDQLPQKKERANEESDATSPSKDADTESAASPKPESKPKRRRPKKAKSATAESDQNTEKEPKEDSSNQQKPPKESEAFQRKRKRVNVTETEDSGSGSTDAPSSTNDLLESFDIEMEEVGETKDPPENKVKDERNKQDRSNDNNDRSNGDSRKGRDNRDSRNSRDQRDGNRDKKRNDDKKQNQMVPIKEFDGAIENEGVLEIMQDGYGFLRSSDYHYLASPDDIYVSPSQIKLFGLKTGDTVHGQIRPPKEGEKYFALLRVSSVNGKTTEDIRDRVPFEYLTPLFPEQRLNLSTKSGHYSTRILDLFAPIGKGQRGMIVSQPKSGKTVLLKEIANAIAENHPEVYLIILLIDERPEEVTDMARSVKAEVVASTFDEQAEKHVKVASIVLEKAKRMVESGHDVVILLDSITRLARAYNTTVPSSGKILSGGVDANALHKPKRFFGAARNVENGGSLTIIATALIETGSKMDEVIFEEFKGTGNMELQLDRKLSNKRIYPAIDVPASGTRREDLLMDKEELSRVWILRKLMSDMTSNEAIEFLLSRMKGTQNNEEFLISMNG, encoded by the coding sequence ATGTACAACATTGATGAATTACAGGTTCGCTTGCTCTCCGAGTTGCGGGAAATAGCCGAGCAGATGGGATTGTCCAATTACAAGAAACTCAACAAAAAAGATCTTATCTACAAAATTCTGGACCAGCAGGCTATTCTGCCAGAAGACCAGCTTCCGCAAAAAAAGGAAAGGGCAAATGAAGAGTCAGATGCTACTTCTCCCAGCAAAGACGCTGATACTGAGAGTGCTGCTTCACCCAAACCAGAGAGTAAACCCAAACGGCGGCGCCCTAAAAAAGCAAAGAGTGCAACGGCTGAATCAGACCAAAACACCGAAAAAGAGCCTAAAGAGGATAGTAGCAATCAGCAAAAACCGCCGAAAGAAAGTGAAGCGTTTCAGCGTAAGCGTAAGCGGGTAAACGTAACCGAAACCGAAGATAGTGGTAGTGGTAGCACGGATGCGCCCAGTAGCACGAACGACCTGCTAGAATCTTTTGATATTGAAATGGAGGAAGTAGGAGAAACTAAAGACCCTCCCGAAAACAAAGTAAAAGACGAGCGAAACAAGCAGGATCGTTCAAATGATAATAACGATCGATCTAACGGCGACTCGCGAAAAGGTCGTGATAACCGCGACTCAAGAAATTCCCGCGATCAGCGGGATGGTAACCGCGATAAAAAGCGAAACGACGACAAAAAGCAAAACCAGATGGTGCCGATCAAAGAATTTGACGGGGCTATTGAGAACGAAGGGGTGCTGGAGATTATGCAAGATGGCTACGGCTTTCTGCGTTCATCGGATTATCACTATTTGGCCAGCCCCGACGATATTTATGTGTCACCTTCCCAGATTAAATTATTTGGGCTGAAAACCGGAGACACTGTACACGGGCAAATTCGTCCGCCCAAAGAAGGCGAAAAATACTTTGCGCTACTGAGGGTGTCATCCGTTAACGGAAAAACTACCGAAGATATTCGTGATCGGGTTCCGTTTGAGTACCTTACCCCACTTTTTCCCGAACAGCGCCTGAACTTATCTACCAAATCGGGGCATTACTCTACCCGAATTTTGGATCTATTCGCTCCTATTGGAAAAGGGCAACGGGGTATGATTGTTTCGCAGCCGAAATCAGGTAAAACGGTACTGTTGAAAGAAATAGCGAACGCCATTGCCGAAAATCATCCGGAAGTATATCTCATTATTCTACTGATTGATGAACGCCCGGAAGAGGTAACCGACATGGCCCGATCCGTGAAAGCGGAAGTAGTTGCCTCAACCTTCGATGAGCAAGCAGAAAAGCATGTGAAAGTGGCTAGTATTGTACTAGAGAAAGCCAAGCGTATGGTAGAATCCGGTCATGATGTAGTGATTTTGCTCGATTCTATTACTCGTCTCGCCCGAGCGTACAATACTACGGTACCATCTTCTGGTAAAATTTTGTCGGGTGGGGTAGATGCCAACGCACTGCACAAACCGAAGCGATTCTTCGGAGCGGCTCGAAACGTAGAAAACGGCGGTTCCCTTACCATCATTGCTACGGCACTGATTGAAACCGGTTCTAAAATGGACGAAGTGATCTTCGAGGAGTTTAAAGGAACGGGTAATATGGAGCTACAGCTAGATCGTAAGCTTTCTAATAAGCGAATCTACCCGGCAATTGATGTTCCGGCTTCGGGTACGCGTCGTGAAGATCTGCTGATGGATAAAGAAGAGCTATCGCGGGTTTGGATTTTGCGGAAGCTTATGTCTGACATGACTTCCAACGAAGCCATTGAGTTCTTACTATCTCGAATGAAAGGAACTCAGAACAACGAAGAGTTCTTGATTTCTATGAATGGGTAA